In Pseudomonadota bacterium, a single window of DNA contains:
- a CDS encoding SpvB/TcaC N-terminal domain-containing protein, whose amino-acid sequence MKWMRTVLALVGTLGAFLPLADLAYGALPNKSGVRPAAISLPTGPGSLEGLGESFEPNLSTGSAVYSVPLEVPPGRTGTAPELSLSYDSGRGNGILGIGWSLSSLHVHRQTDKGLPRYGAGPVPDSFVTGDGAELVRVEGDADSSQQVYRLKNESQFARYVYFMEQDRWELTTRDGTRYGLGARLNGGEVNARVAHPDVASAAYAWHVAEVRDLNGNQVLYRYAIDQQQVYCQEISYGFISESAAAHVISFTYESREDPVVDYRPAFRLATAQRLASIDVHTAGQLVRRYRMDYEADRATSWLRRITLTGADGITALPPQEFAYSDQQPLASSAYEAQAGLGSTALLLEGEDPDQFPDKAELIDFDGDGLPDFYRSRSPSSPPNEYDVVYRNLGGGEFERIPLAEQDSAGLRIQARRSFVRDVDGDGTADLIAQRNIDSGNLVYRLNRKGRWADEQPELVLPPGTNIEQVFTGADVRCTDLNFDKTIDSVRAFTSVGPSGSGVFFAAYTSNGDGSFDYIPQTQPDILKGLTVTFAQANGTLVMADMNGDRLADVVLLRDINAGGPRYWPSMGRGTFDDSTNGYALPLVDGPDFDGDPEQIGRLDLADLNGDGLADLLYVNGSRIRYWLNQAGTGFGAEQALLFDRIYDRQVATYRLIDVDGDGLLEVLFYAQSQTTPDYLPRGTGYVRVFANNLAQRDDGVDNDGDGLTDEADEGNSVPNMLSEIRNGFGLITSIGYGSSAEEMRRDAAAGDPWPSPVPFPLPVVTRTDRFDGLRSYQTSYAYHDGFYDGLEKEFRGFERVEQRDVGDASAPDLITASEFDSGRDNEARKGKLLRMTATDGAGTVFYSEQTTWATRTLLSGAPGEHREITYSYMVDRGREVVEGGSAPPITLRWEYEFDDFGNQTRLLEHGRLDPGWDDERLTTTTYTAAYPQGQEAWILDRVVTNTTSDENGVQVAGERHYYDDSDVLGVIVRGNETLVEAWVESDRWLNAVRRRHDEFGNVIETRDGQYGLAPGHRRQVFFDDGLKIYPVREDIDTGALTLSTNAAYDLGFGKMISSTDFNGYETLYRYDPIARLIAIVEPGDTLAAPTVEYAYELITPVDELRTINAIWTARRERAGAGTVDSRSYFDGRGEQVMVREEADVAGRVVVRDAVTFNSRALAAHQFLPYQESGTLAYQDPNLAEDSVTLAYDALGRISTTTQPDGTFRTTQYEPLAQLVHDEAQTQPGSPHFGAATRLIEDGLWNEDSYGRLRSVVEIVRIGPNGEPISSTSEWVTTYSYDLLDNITAYVDSQLNAKQVRYDGLSRVRFIDDPDRGTMQLEYDNASNLIQSTDAKGQAIRYTYDGANRLLTERYGPSDGEPDVSYHYDQPFGPVSQGEYWSGVAAGPIAEAILGRSPAQDGFDLNVDGAIDVADAVSAARAPQGTVTARNTLGQLAWLSDQSGEHHASFDERGREEWTVDRILDGEGVLRNFYSAKTYDSMDRIESLVYPDQSALAMQYGPRGLLAGVATVVDSIQYNAAEQIESMTLGNGVVTTRSYDSRRRLVALRSVRDSLTLQDLSYDLDAVSNVRGITDLRSNAALDAIGSELGLSTEVAREFDTTQTFEFDSLYRLTRAENPSVFGHLDYRYDQIGNLVLRDGELSDAAPFVAVGELAYGGAAGSSGRSGRSPGAPPGPHALTSAGEEAYTLAYDDNGNTSQFNDAAYGWDEKDRLITLSEGTSAARYTYDHANQRKLKEVITDGALAERVLYVNRYSEVRNGELRKYVYVGDARVARAYVGQSFAPEAYFLHDHLGSLNLTLQADGTVAGQRTYYPYGQTRLAASSDGELSGIYQFTGKERDQESGLMYFGERYFNHFGRFASVDPADHFLAQTKDGDFARAPQSLNSYRYAANNPVTLIDRLGRAAERPDSCTAACLNLSDEMFDAMQKTTMPQQAPVQEVTPGSDAHRRFETAKTVTEPAAKGIAELTGFVFPLSPAGQLLLDLFEYWVESATSDGSDATAEPPLPINDVGDLVQEVDRDSGMQPTTFDD is encoded by the coding sequence ATGAAGTGGATGAGAACTGTCTTGGCATTGGTAGGGACTTTAGGCGCGTTTTTACCGCTGGCGGACCTGGCCTACGGCGCGCTGCCGAACAAATCGGGCGTACGCCCGGCGGCGATCTCGCTGCCCACGGGACCCGGATCCCTGGAGGGCCTCGGAGAGTCCTTCGAGCCGAACTTGAGCACCGGATCCGCGGTCTACTCGGTGCCGTTGGAGGTGCCTCCCGGACGCACTGGCACCGCCCCGGAACTCTCCCTCAGCTACGACAGCGGCCGCGGCAACGGCATCCTCGGCATAGGCTGGAGCCTGTCGTCGCTGCACGTACACCGTCAGACCGACAAGGGCTTGCCCCGCTATGGCGCAGGGCCAGTGCCCGATAGCTTCGTGACAGGAGACGGCGCAGAACTGGTGCGAGTAGAGGGTGATGCGGACAGCTCGCAGCAAGTGTATCGGCTCAAGAATGAATCGCAGTTCGCGCGCTACGTCTACTTCATGGAGCAAGACCGGTGGGAGCTGACCACGCGGGACGGCACCCGCTACGGCCTGGGCGCGCGACTGAACGGCGGCGAGGTGAATGCGCGCGTGGCCCATCCGGACGTGGCGTCCGCCGCCTATGCCTGGCACGTGGCGGAGGTGCGCGACCTTAACGGTAACCAGGTGCTGTACCGCTACGCCATTGATCAGCAGCAGGTGTATTGCCAGGAGATCAGCTACGGCTTCATCAGCGAAAGCGCCGCCGCTCATGTCATCTCGTTTACCTATGAATCCCGTGAGGACCCTGTCGTCGACTATCGACCGGCTTTTCGCCTGGCCACGGCGCAACGACTCGCGTCCATCGACGTACACACTGCTGGCCAGCTCGTCAGACGGTATCGGATGGACTACGAAGCGGACCGCGCGACAAGCTGGCTCAGGCGCATCACGCTGACTGGCGCTGACGGCATTACGGCGCTGCCGCCCCAGGAGTTTGCGTACTCAGATCAGCAGCCGCTGGCGTCGTCCGCCTACGAGGCGCAGGCGGGCCTTGGGAGCACGGCTCTGCTGCTCGAGGGGGAAGACCCCGATCAGTTCCCTGATAAGGCAGAGCTCATCGACTTCGACGGCGATGGCCTCCCCGACTTCTACCGCTCGAGAAGTCCCTCGAGTCCACCGAACGAGTACGACGTGGTCTACCGCAACCTCGGTGGCGGCGAGTTCGAGCGTATCCCCCTCGCAGAGCAGGACAGCGCTGGCCTACGCATTCAGGCCCGTCGCAGCTTCGTCCGCGACGTGGATGGCGATGGCACCGCCGATCTCATCGCCCAGCGCAACATCGACTCCGGCAACTTGGTCTACCGCCTGAATCGCAAGGGGCGTTGGGCCGATGAGCAGCCGGAGCTGGTGTTACCGCCAGGTACCAACATCGAGCAGGTGTTCACTGGCGCTGACGTGCGCTGCACGGATCTGAATTTCGACAAGACGATCGATTCGGTTCGCGCCTTCACTTCGGTGGGACCTTCGGGGTCAGGGGTCTTCTTCGCGGCGTATACGAGTAACGGTGATGGCTCCTTCGACTACATCCCCCAGACGCAACCGGACATCTTGAAGGGCCTCACCGTGACCTTCGCGCAAGCGAACGGCACCTTGGTCATGGCCGACATGAACGGTGATCGCCTGGCGGACGTGGTCTTGCTGCGTGACATCAATGCGGGTGGACCGCGCTATTGGCCGTCGATGGGGAGGGGAACCTTCGATGATTCCACCAACGGCTATGCACTGCCTTTGGTCGACGGTCCTGATTTCGATGGTGATCCTGAACAAATCGGCAGGCTCGACCTGGCGGATTTGAACGGAGACGGGCTCGCCGATCTCCTCTACGTAAACGGCTCGCGCATCCGCTATTGGCTCAACCAAGCTGGCACGGGTTTTGGTGCTGAGCAAGCGCTGCTCTTCGATCGCATCTACGACCGACAGGTGGCCACCTATCGACTGATCGACGTGGACGGTGACGGCCTGTTGGAGGTCTTGTTCTACGCGCAAAGCCAAACTACCCCCGATTACCTGCCAAGAGGAACGGGCTATGTGCGCGTGTTTGCCAATAACCTTGCGCAGCGCGACGACGGTGTGGACAACGATGGCGATGGGCTCACCGACGAGGCGGACGAAGGCAACTCCGTGCCCAACATGCTGAGCGAGATCCGCAACGGGTTCGGCCTCATAACGTCAATAGGGTACGGCTCCAGCGCCGAGGAGATGCGGCGCGACGCCGCCGCGGGCGATCCCTGGCCATCCCCTGTGCCATTTCCCTTGCCCGTGGTCACGCGTACCGATCGCTTCGATGGTCTGCGCAGCTACCAGACGAGCTATGCCTACCACGACGGCTTCTACGACGGCCTAGAGAAAGAGTTCCGCGGCTTTGAGCGCGTGGAGCAACGAGACGTTGGCGACGCGTCCGCGCCCGATCTGATTACCGCCAGCGAGTTCGATAGCGGGCGCGACAACGAGGCCCGCAAAGGCAAACTCCTGCGCATGACGGCGACCGATGGCGCCGGCACCGTGTTTTACTCAGAGCAAACCACCTGGGCCACGCGAACCCTACTCTCAGGGGCGCCGGGCGAGCATCGAGAGATCACCTATTCCTACATGGTGGACCGCGGTCGAGAGGTCGTCGAGGGGGGCAGCGCACCTCCCATCACCCTGCGCTGGGAGTACGAGTTCGATGACTTTGGCAACCAAACGCGCCTGCTTGAGCACGGGCGTCTGGATCCGGGATGGGACGACGAACGCCTGACTACAACCACCTACACCGCTGCCTATCCACAGGGGCAGGAAGCGTGGATCCTGGATCGCGTGGTGACCAACACGACGAGTGATGAGAACGGTGTTCAAGTGGCTGGCGAGCGCCACTACTACGATGATAGCGACGTGCTCGGCGTCATCGTGCGAGGCAACGAGACGCTGGTGGAAGCGTGGGTCGAGAGCGACCGCTGGCTGAATGCCGTTCGTCGACGCCATGACGAGTTTGGCAACGTCATCGAGACGCGCGATGGCCAGTACGGCTTGGCTCCAGGGCATCGTCGTCAAGTGTTCTTCGACGACGGTCTCAAGATCTATCCCGTGCGCGAGGACATCGACACCGGGGCGCTTACGCTCAGCACGAACGCGGCCTATGACTTGGGCTTCGGTAAGATGATTTCATCAACGGATTTCAACGGTTACGAGACTCTTTATCGCTACGACCCCATTGCGCGCCTCATTGCCATCGTCGAACCAGGCGACACGCTTGCCGCTCCCACCGTCGAATACGCGTATGAACTCATCACCCCGGTTGATGAGTTACGCACGATCAACGCCATATGGACGGCGCGGCGAGAGCGCGCCGGCGCCGGCACCGTGGATTCGCGTTCCTACTTCGATGGCCGCGGCGAGCAGGTGATGGTGCGCGAAGAGGCCGATGTCGCGGGCCGAGTAGTGGTTCGCGATGCCGTTACCTTCAACTCGCGCGCGCTAGCGGCGCACCAGTTCCTGCCGTACCAGGAAAGTGGAACGCTAGCCTACCAGGACCCTAACCTGGCGGAGGATTCGGTAACCCTTGCGTACGATGCGCTCGGGCGTATCTCCACCACCACCCAGCCCGATGGTACCTTCCGTACGACGCAGTACGAGCCGCTAGCACAGCTGGTGCACGATGAGGCGCAAACGCAACCCGGGTCTCCTCACTTCGGCGCGGCCACGCGTCTCATCGAGGACGGTCTTTGGAATGAGGACTCGTACGGCCGGCTACGCTCGGTGGTGGAGATCGTTCGCATCGGACCCAACGGAGAGCCCATCTCCAGCACCAGCGAATGGGTGACCACCTACAGCTACGATCTGCTCGACAACATCACCGCCTATGTAGACTCTCAGCTCAACGCTAAGCAGGTACGCTACGACGGCCTCAGCCGAGTTCGCTTCATCGATGATCCGGACCGGGGCACCATGCAGCTCGAATACGACAACGCTAGCAACTTGATTCAATCCACCGATGCAAAGGGCCAGGCAATCCGTTACACCTACGACGGCGCTAACCGACTGCTGACGGAGCGCTACGGCCCCAGCGACGGGGAGCCGGACGTGAGCTACCACTACGACCAGCCCTTTGGTCCTGTCTCCCAAGGCGAATATTGGTCCGGCGTAGCGGCCGGTCCAATCGCGGAGGCGATCCTCGGTCGGTCGCCGGCACAAGATGGCTTTGATCTGAACGTGGACGGCGCGATAGACGTGGCCGACGCGGTGAGCGCGGCTAGGGCCCCGCAAGGCACGGTGACGGCCCGCAACACGCTTGGACAGCTGGCTTGGCTGAGTGATCAGTCCGGTGAGCATCATGCCTCCTTCGACGAGCGCGGACGTGAGGAGTGGACCGTCGATCGCATTCTAGACGGCGAGGGCGTGCTCAGAAACTTCTACAGCGCGAAAACCTACGACTCCATGGATCGCATCGAATCGCTCGTATACCCAGACCAGAGCGCGCTGGCGATGCAATACGGCCCTCGTGGCTTGCTGGCAGGCGTGGCAACGGTGGTCGATTCGATTCAGTACAACGCCGCAGAACAGATCGAGTCGATGACGCTAGGCAACGGGGTGGTGACGACCCGCAGCTACGACTCACGGCGCCGCCTCGTGGCCCTGCGATCCGTACGCGACTCGCTCACGCTGCAAGATCTCTCCTACGATCTCGACGCCGTCTCTAACGTGCGCGGAATCACCGACCTTAGAAGTAACGCCGCTCTTGATGCGATCGGTAGCGAACTCGGTCTGTCAACTGAGGTGGCGCGCGAGTTCGATACCACCCAGACCTTCGAGTTCGATTCGCTCTACCGTTTGACGCGTGCTGAGAATCCGAGCGTCTTCGGCCACCTCGACTACCGCTACGATCAGATTGGCAACCTAGTGCTTCGCGATGGTGAGCTGAGCGATGCGGCGCCCTTCGTGGCGGTGGGTGAACTCGCGTACGGCGGGGCTGCGGGCAGCAGCGGCCGCTCGGGGCGTAGTCCCGGCGCACCCCCCGGACCGCACGCCCTTACCTCGGCGGGCGAGGAAGCCTATACGCTAGCGTACGACGACAACGGCAACACGTCGCAATTCAACGATGCGGCGTACGGCTGGGACGAGAAGGACCGATTGATCACGCTGAGCGAAGGCACAAGCGCAGCTCGGTACACGTACGATCACGCGAACCAACGCAAGCTCAAGGAAGTGATCACCGACGGCGCTCTGGCGGAGCGCGTACTGTACGTAAACCGCTACAGCGAAGTGCGCAACGGCGAGCTGCGCAAATACGTCTACGTCGGCGACGCTCGTGTAGCCCGTGCGTACGTCGGCCAGTCCTTCGCGCCCGAGGCGTACTTCCTGCACGACCACTTGGGCTCTTTGAACCTCACCTTACAGGCGGACGGTACGGTGGCCGGACAAAGGACTTACTACCCGTACGGGCAGACTCGCCTCGCCGCGTCCAGTGATGGCGAGCTGAGTGGCATCTATCAGTTCACCGGCAAGGAGCGGGATCAGGAGTCTGGCCTCATGTACTTTGGGGAGCGGTACTTCAATCATTTTGGGCGCTTCGCCTCCGTAGACCCTGCGGACCATTTCCTCGCGCAGACGAAGGATGGCGATTTTGCGCGAGCGCCCCAGAGCCTGAACTCGTATCGCTACGCCGCCAACAACCCCGTTACGCTAATCGATCGCCTTGGACGCGCGGCGGAGCGGCCAGATTCGTGTACTGCAGCATGCCTGAACCTTAGTGACGAGATGTTCGATGCTATGCAGAAGACGACGATGCCGCAGCAAGCACCCGTTCAGGAGGTGACGCCGGGTTCTGATGCTCATCGGCGATTTGAAACCGCGAAAACGGTGACGGAGCCTGCTGCAAAGGGGATTGCTGAATTGACGGGGTTCGTCTTTCCGTTGAGCCCGGCGGGCCAATTGCTGCTCGACCTCTTTGAGTATTGGGTTGAGTCGGCAACCAGCGATGGTTCCGACGCAACGGCAGAGCCACCCCTGCCTATCAATGACGTGGGCGATCTGGTGCAAGAGGTCGACCGTGATTCAGGTATGCAGCCGACGACATTCGACGACTGA